One part of the Streptomyces ferrugineus genome encodes these proteins:
- a CDS encoding glycine-rich domain-containing protein: MTITIATEPRTGRSLVTDTEFDMLAAFCADEYSLERCVADRVLDQALALVYVMGTTRSGAAMAPSQQVDPGWHTLILHTDWYANWCQEQFGYFLHHQPNSKVRTRGLMTDVVGRIRAAGFDVDERLWGTAADCNAPACCGDGPCC; the protein is encoded by the coding sequence ATGACAATCACCATCGCCACCGAACCCCGCACCGGCCGCTCCCTGGTCACCGACACCGAGTTCGACATGCTCGCCGCGTTCTGCGCCGACGAGTACAGCCTCGAGCGCTGCGTCGCCGACCGTGTCCTCGACCAGGCCCTCGCGCTCGTCTACGTCATGGGCACGACCCGTTCGGGAGCCGCCATGGCTCCGTCCCAGCAGGTCGACCCCGGTTGGCACACGCTGATTCTGCACACAGACTGGTACGCCAATTGGTGTCAGGAGCAGTTCGGTTACTTCCTGCACCATCAGCCGAACTCGAAAGTCCGCACGCGCGGCCTGATGACCGACGTCGTCGGCAGGATCCGAGCGGCCGGCTTCGATGTCGACGAGCGGCTGTGGGGCACCGCCGCTGACTGCAACGCGCCCGCCTGCTGCGGCGACGGCCCCTGCTGCTGA
- a CDS encoding DUF397 domain-containing protein, giving the protein MTAPSKLRWFKSSYSGGSGTECVECAYVCDGILVRDSKRDGSPVLAVQGRAWRSFTDALGQRSQAMASTIGGAALCPTRSNRS; this is encoded by the coding sequence ATGACGGCGCCCTCGAAGCTCCGGTGGTTCAAGTCCTCTTACAGCGGTGGGAGTGGGACCGAGTGCGTGGAGTGTGCGTATGTCTGCGATGGCATCCTCGTACGCGACTCCAAGCGTGATGGTAGCCCCGTTTTGGCGGTCCAGGGGCGGGCGTGGCGATCCTTTACGGACGCTCTCGGTCAACGCTCGCAGGCAATGGCCAGCACCATTGGGGGCGCCGCGCTGTGCCCTACCCGCAGCAACCGGTCCTAG
- a CDS encoding helix-turn-helix domain-containing protein, whose translation MSTDYQTAREALGARLRELRTEAGLEGKELAAKLGCQPSKVSRLQNGKQTPSAADLTAWAQACGRPEAEAELQGLRAGLEMKQRHRSWRRQLAGGHRGRQEIAVRQTEATKTIRGLEVSRVPGLFQTPEYARVIFETNAEFRGIPATTEAAVEARMRRQESLYDPEKTFRFLLCEAALYHRSCPVDVMAEQLDRLYNLVGQRRIEIGILPFGSRLRRTAPHAFWIYDRRLVIVETISEELWLTGEDDIQLYERAWDWLGESAEYGVPARRLIGRARASLDLV comes from the coding sequence GTGAGTACGGACTACCAGACCGCAAGGGAAGCCCTCGGCGCGCGGCTTCGTGAGCTGCGCACCGAGGCCGGTCTGGAAGGCAAGGAACTTGCCGCCAAGCTGGGCTGCCAGCCGTCGAAAGTGTCGAGGCTCCAGAACGGCAAGCAGACCCCGTCCGCGGCGGACCTGACCGCTTGGGCCCAGGCATGCGGTCGCCCGGAGGCCGAGGCAGAGCTCCAGGGGCTCCGGGCCGGGCTGGAGATGAAGCAGCGGCACCGGTCTTGGCGTCGCCAGCTCGCCGGCGGGCATCGCGGTCGGCAAGAGATCGCCGTGCGCCAGACCGAAGCCACGAAGACCATCCGCGGGCTTGAGGTGTCCCGTGTTCCCGGGCTGTTCCAGACGCCGGAGTACGCCCGCGTCATCTTCGAGACCAACGCGGAGTTCCGGGGAATCCCGGCCACGACCGAAGCTGCCGTCGAGGCTCGGATGCGCCGCCAGGAGTCGCTGTACGACCCCGAGAAGACTTTCCGGTTCCTGCTGTGCGAGGCGGCCCTCTACCACCGCTCGTGTCCCGTTGACGTGATGGCTGAGCAACTGGACCGGCTGTACAACCTGGTGGGCCAGCGCCGGATTGAGATCGGCATTCTCCCGTTCGGCTCTCGGCTACGTCGTACGGCCCCGCACGCTTTCTGGATCTACGACCGCAGGTTGGTCATCGTCGAGACGATCAGCGAAGAGCTGTGGCTCACCGGCGAAGACGACATCCAGCTGTATGAGCGGGCATGGGACTGGCTTGGCGAGTCTGCGGAGTACGGCGTGCCGGCGCGCCGTCTGATCGGTCGGGCGAGGGCGTCTTTGGACCTCGTGTAG
- a CDS encoding DUF6879 family protein, which produces MTLRFLGTTSDDGDCPTLYDIEGTDEILVQGERETNPEHLAQLRDVKASETFVRVPRSLLTRFAPRSDAPELQPFASISHLFRDFKHAAWRLETRRGYASDRNSPKWPRFLAGEDIARDPDNAWRENVRAQTEQGKRFERVRLVDEPATQGQEFLLASAPSNITAGEDIRCLTRAQARELRLPDYDFWLFDSKVLARFAFDDEDTTLGVYVTQDPAEVLAACQARDAAWHHAVRAEEFARRVRSTV; this is translated from the coding sequence ATGACGCTCAGGTTCCTCGGCACAACCAGCGACGACGGCGACTGCCCCACCCTCTACGACATCGAAGGCACGGACGAGATCCTCGTCCAAGGTGAGCGAGAGACCAACCCGGAGCACCTCGCCCAGCTCCGGGACGTCAAGGCGTCCGAGACCTTCGTCCGCGTGCCACGCAGTCTGCTGACCCGCTTCGCGCCGAGGAGTGACGCCCCCGAACTCCAGCCGTTCGCCTCGATCTCCCATCTCTTCCGCGACTTCAAACACGCGGCTTGGCGCCTGGAAACGCGCCGCGGCTACGCATCGGACCGCAACAGCCCCAAGTGGCCCCGATTCCTCGCAGGCGAAGACATTGCCCGCGACCCCGACAACGCCTGGCGCGAGAACGTCCGCGCACAGACGGAGCAGGGCAAGCGGTTCGAGCGCGTTCGGCTGGTCGACGAACCGGCCACCCAGGGGCAGGAGTTCCTCCTGGCCAGTGCGCCCAGCAACATCACGGCGGGCGAGGACATTCGCTGCCTGACTCGCGCCCAGGCGCGGGAGTTGCGGCTGCCAGACTACGACTTCTGGCTCTTCGACTCCAAGGTCCTCGCGCGCTTCGCCTTCGATGATGAGGACACAACTCTGGGCGTGTATGTCACTCAGGACCCGGCCGAAGTCCTCGCCGCTTGCCAGGCCCGGGACGCTGCCTGGCACCATGCGGTGCGTGCCGAAGAGTTCGCCAGGCGGGTACGTTCCACCGTGTGA
- a CDS encoding helix-turn-helix domain-containing protein, with protein sequence MAVGPTTRRRQLGADLRRLRELKGLTLEEAGSRVGISKATLSRYETKEGAVKWPAVDALCREYDASDEERLALVELAKGAKIQGWWRSLADPVPESMNLMLTLEDEVVREDHYACMYIPGLLQTRAYAEAVHRASEVQCPEREVQHMVDIRMKRQELLERDEPPHIWCVIDEAALRRRVGGRDVMQNQLRHLLTMSQLPHITVQVLPFSTGAHAAAVGSFVVLRGPDPELDVVYVDLLGGGLFMEKRLELERYRLAFEYLSAQALDLESSAEIIHRISKEL encoded by the coding sequence ATGGCAGTCGGACCCACCACCCGTAGACGTCAGCTAGGAGCCGACCTGCGTCGTCTACGCGAGCTCAAGGGGCTGACCCTTGAGGAAGCAGGGTCGCGAGTCGGTATCTCGAAGGCGACGCTCAGTCGCTATGAGACGAAGGAGGGCGCAGTCAAGTGGCCTGCTGTCGATGCCCTCTGCCGGGAGTACGACGCCTCCGATGAGGAGCGTCTCGCACTTGTGGAGCTGGCCAAGGGCGCCAAGATCCAGGGCTGGTGGCGTTCCCTCGCTGATCCCGTCCCTGAGTCCATGAATCTCATGCTCACCCTTGAGGACGAGGTCGTACGCGAAGACCACTACGCGTGCATGTACATCCCCGGGCTCCTCCAGACCCGGGCCTATGCCGAGGCCGTTCACCGAGCCTCGGAGGTGCAATGCCCCGAGCGGGAAGTGCAGCACATGGTCGACATCCGCATGAAGCGGCAGGAACTCCTGGAGCGAGACGAGCCACCGCACATCTGGTGCGTGATCGACGAGGCAGCGCTGCGACGCCGAGTGGGTGGTCGCGACGTGATGCAGAACCAGCTCCGGCACCTGCTCACCATGTCCCAACTGCCACACATCACCGTCCAGGTACTGCCGTTCTCAACGGGCGCACACGCGGCTGCCGTCGGTAGCTTCGTGGTCCTTCGCGGTCCGGATCCGGAGCTGGACGTGGTGTACGTGGACCTGCTGGGCGGTGGGCTCTTCATGGAGAAGCGCCTAGAGCTGGAGCGTTATAGGTTGGCGTTCGAGTACCTCAGCGCACAGGCACTCGATCTTGAGTCCTCGGCGGAGATCATCCACCGTATAAGCAAGGAGCTCTGA
- a CDS encoding ATP-binding protein, translated as MNGARCAQRKPWRLPFRAEPEEVASLRRLLRAHLTLWGLHESIEVAQLCVSELVANVINHVGPGTPTTLVVCMNRTYLRIEVHDPDTRALPFLKEGGADSETGRGMGLVDAVTDRWGVDLHADRKVIWCELATPLSSPNGHACGPGFSRAEALLGGCAAVRDRREPGPSRLTMRMTEEAAIDVITDLLHWFRAHGCDADELLDRAQTHFEAKTAAFEGQDRHAV; from the coding sequence ATGAACGGTGCTAGGTGCGCGCAGCGGAAACCGTGGAGGCTTCCGTTCCGGGCAGAGCCCGAGGAGGTGGCCTCTCTTCGGCGCTTGTTGCGGGCCCACCTGACGCTATGGGGCCTGCATGAGTCGATCGAGGTGGCCCAACTCTGTGTCAGTGAGCTCGTGGCCAACGTGATCAACCATGTGGGCCCCGGAACGCCGACCACCCTCGTCGTCTGCATGAACCGCACGTATCTCCGTATCGAGGTCCACGACCCGGATACGCGAGCGCTCCCCTTTCTCAAGGAAGGGGGCGCCGACTCCGAGACCGGGCGGGGTATGGGCCTTGTCGATGCGGTTACCGACCGCTGGGGAGTGGACCTGCATGCCGATCGAAAGGTGATCTGGTGCGAGCTGGCCACACCGCTCTCCTCGCCGAACGGGCATGCCTGCGGACCCGGCTTCTCGCGGGCCGAAGCGCTTTTGGGCGGCTGCGCGGCGGTGAGAGACCGCAGGGAGCCGGGCCCGAGCAGGCTGACCATGAGGATGACCGAGGAGGCGGCGATCGACGTCATCACGGACCTCCTCCACTGGTTCAGAGCCCACGGCTGCGATGCCGATGAGCTGCTGGACCGGGCGCAGACTCACTTCGAGGCCAAGACCGCGGCGTTCGAGGGCCAGGACCGCCATGCCGTGTGA